A genomic segment from Polyangium mundeleinium encodes:
- a CDS encoding MarR family winged helix-turn-helix transcriptional regulator produces the protein MGKPSPWELWTLHFEMTMGVMAEVEPEVRAQGIEMKEFFLLGKLDDHPYPADLARALLTPKPTITFMVKRLEAAGFVKRQTEADDLRRFRLTLTPSGRKAMEAARTILDEAFGRRLARLSTGERAELTRILVLLAEKHTRPR, from the coding sequence ATGGGAAAGCCTTCACCCTGGGAGCTCTGGACGCTCCACTTCGAGATGACCATGGGGGTCATGGCCGAGGTGGAGCCCGAGGTGCGCGCGCAGGGGATCGAGATGAAGGAGTTTTTCCTCCTCGGGAAGCTCGACGACCACCCGTACCCCGCGGACCTCGCGCGCGCGCTGCTCACGCCCAAGCCGACGATTACCTTCATGGTGAAGCGGCTGGAGGCGGCCGGCTTCGTCAAGCGCCAGACGGAGGCGGACGACCTCAGGCGCTTCCGCCTGACGCTCACCCCCTCGGGGCGCAAAGCGATGGAGGCGGCCCGCACGATCCTCGACGAAGCCTTCGGGCGAAGGCTCGCGCGGCTCTCGACCGGGGAGCGCGCCGAGCTCACGCGGATCCTCGTGCTGCTGGCGGAGAAGCACACCCGTCCGCGCTGA
- a CDS encoding NAD(P)-binding protein, producing the protein MRRERIVILGGGMAALTTAFELTQVPGWEDRYEVTVYQHGHRLGGKGASGRNRERFDRIEEHGLHLFYGFYDNAFSVMRRCYEALGRPAGAPLATLEDAFKPHSLIVFEEQSEGTWQHQPLLFPRNSDPPGLGQKVPTPAALIPIMLQFLLDLFDAQPALRGGADTTPRPLGVGLRVLRRGVARLLVSLRDLLAPPERGLVAVRREELLRRLLTWSAAVFRRGERLLSRQPEIRSAWVAVDITLAMIRGMIAEGLTDQDNVDWRRLDHEDFRAWLQRHGASKASVRASTVSGVYAGAYSADREIGAGTALHWTLRMLYTYRGAIFYKMQAGMGDVIFAPLYEVLRLRGVRFRFFHRVDRLRLSADRRRVAAIEIGRQIAVKDGTDYEPLVDVKGLPCWPSEPLYEQLVGGEALRASGECLEDWGSRFPDQEPPLLLEDGRDFDRVVLGVGLGVLPALCEELVTDPENPRFAAMLREVTTTPTVSAQLWKRDDLRATGWPLPSPVMIPYAAPLDTWADMSHLLPRESFPEPGGPRSLAYLTAAMDDDEPPPIERSAYVGYGARQLERVRTLTARHVDASSAHLWPAISRPDGALDRSRLHAPASSDDPLAFQHFSPVQHPSDRYVLSPRGTTRHRLAADESGYENLVLAGDWTLTPMNLGCVEAATMSGIRAAQVLTGLPIPMHDDWLGGSPAAPANAPRPLYIERGVNESTSPPYDARSSVMVATLLQADPRRLRDLCGRHLGLHEERVYIPLGPTVVFYAQDNRLLSAIDAPGVVAERDFGFLVPVVICERRGGRLEPRAVGAYIPYLWVDLGAALVGGREVLGFPKGHAALGFEAHTSGALALHVDAWLPPEGGGDLTPWRHERLVEVRDAGESAPAISLLDALRASHDATWLGAAGLDGRAQRKVLALAVDCLRTGSVTMVFLKQFRDAARREIACYQAIVEAPCRRMGASRVSARLPRPIELSVLRRAGLAGALGLAGEGDEERVRLRALAGVYMELDFTIGAGEVVTPRRDGDEKG; encoded by the coding sequence GTGCGTCGCGAAAGAATCGTCATCCTGGGCGGAGGAATGGCCGCCCTGACCACGGCCTTCGAGTTGACCCAGGTGCCCGGCTGGGAGGATCGCTACGAGGTCACCGTGTACCAGCACGGGCACCGCCTCGGCGGGAAGGGCGCGAGTGGCCGCAACCGCGAGCGATTCGATCGCATCGAGGAGCACGGCCTCCATCTTTTCTACGGCTTCTACGACAACGCCTTTTCCGTGATGCGCCGCTGCTACGAGGCGCTCGGGCGTCCCGCCGGCGCGCCGCTCGCGACCCTCGAAGACGCATTCAAGCCGCACTCGCTCATCGTCTTCGAGGAGCAATCCGAAGGCACCTGGCAGCACCAGCCCCTCCTCTTTCCTCGGAACAGCGATCCCCCGGGCCTCGGCCAAAAGGTCCCCACCCCGGCCGCGCTGATCCCGATCATGTTGCAATTCCTCCTCGACCTCTTCGACGCGCAGCCCGCGCTCCGCGGCGGCGCGGACACGACCCCGCGGCCGCTCGGCGTCGGGCTCCGTGTCCTCCGACGGGGCGTCGCTCGCTTGCTCGTGTCCCTGCGCGACCTCCTCGCCCCGCCCGAGCGGGGCCTCGTGGCCGTGCGTCGCGAGGAGCTCCTCCGACGGCTGCTCACCTGGTCGGCCGCTGTGTTCCGCCGGGGCGAGCGGCTCCTTTCGCGGCAGCCGGAGATCCGGAGCGCCTGGGTGGCCGTGGACATCACGCTCGCGATGATCCGCGGGATGATCGCCGAAGGCCTAACCGACCAGGACAACGTCGATTGGCGGCGCCTCGACCACGAGGACTTCCGAGCGTGGCTCCAGCGGCACGGCGCCTCCAAGGCCTCCGTGCGGGCCTCGACGGTCTCGGGCGTCTACGCCGGGGCCTACAGCGCCGACCGCGAGATCGGTGCGGGGACAGCCCTGCACTGGACGCTGCGGATGCTCTATACGTACCGCGGCGCGATTTTTTACAAGATGCAGGCGGGGATGGGCGACGTGATCTTCGCCCCGCTCTACGAAGTCCTCCGCCTTCGCGGCGTGCGTTTCCGGTTCTTCCATCGGGTCGACAGGCTCCGCCTCTCGGCCGATCGCCGGCGCGTCGCGGCGATCGAGATCGGCCGGCAGATCGCGGTGAAGGACGGCACCGACTACGAGCCGCTCGTCGACGTGAAGGGCCTGCCCTGCTGGCCGAGCGAGCCCCTCTACGAGCAGCTCGTCGGGGGCGAGGCCCTGCGCGCGAGCGGCGAGTGCCTCGAAGATTGGGGCTCGCGGTTTCCCGATCAGGAGCCGCCCCTCCTCCTCGAAGACGGCCGCGATTTCGATCGGGTCGTCCTCGGCGTGGGCCTCGGCGTTTTGCCAGCCCTCTGCGAGGAGCTCGTCACCGACCCCGAAAACCCACGCTTCGCCGCGATGCTCCGGGAAGTCACGACCACGCCGACCGTGTCGGCGCAACTCTGGAAACGCGACGATCTCCGCGCGACCGGCTGGCCCCTGCCCTCGCCGGTGATGATCCCCTACGCCGCGCCCCTCGATACCTGGGCGGACATGAGCCACCTCCTGCCGCGCGAGAGTTTCCCCGAGCCGGGGGGCCCGAGGAGCCTCGCGTACCTCACCGCCGCGATGGACGACGACGAGCCGCCGCCCATCGAGCGCTCTGCCTACGTGGGGTACGGCGCCCGACAGCTCGAACGCGTGCGCACGCTGACGGCGCGCCATGTCGACGCGTCCTCGGCCCACCTCTGGCCTGCGATCTCCCGGCCCGACGGCGCCCTCGATCGCAGCCGCCTCCACGCGCCGGCGTCGAGCGACGATCCCCTCGCCTTCCAGCACTTCAGCCCGGTCCAGCACCCCTCCGATCGGTATGTCCTCTCCCCGCGGGGGACGACGCGCCACCGCCTCGCCGCGGACGAGTCCGGCTACGAAAACCTCGTCCTCGCAGGCGACTGGACCCTCACGCCGATGAACCTCGGCTGCGTCGAAGCGGCGACGATGTCGGGCATCCGCGCCGCCCAGGTGCTCACGGGCCTGCCGATCCCGATGCACGACGACTGGCTCGGCGGCAGCCCCGCCGCGCCGGCGAACGCCCCCCGCCCCCTCTACATCGAGCGCGGCGTCAACGAGTCGACCTCGCCGCCCTACGACGCGCGGTCGAGCGTCATGGTCGCCACCCTCCTCCAGGCCGATCCGCGTCGCCTGCGCGACCTCTGCGGCCGCCACCTCGGTCTCCACGAGGAGCGCGTCTATATCCCGCTCGGCCCGACGGTCGTCTTCTACGCCCAGGACAACCGCCTCCTGTCGGCTATCGACGCGCCGGGCGTCGTCGCGGAGCGCGATTTCGGCTTCCTCGTCCCGGTGGTGATCTGCGAGCGCCGCGGCGGACGGCTCGAACCACGCGCCGTCGGCGCCTACATCCCTTACCTCTGGGTCGACCTCGGCGCGGCGCTCGTCGGCGGCCGTGAGGTCCTGGGTTTTCCGAAGGGTCACGCCGCTCTCGGCTTCGAGGCCCATACCTCCGGCGCCCTCGCCCTCCATGTCGACGCGTGGCTGCCGCCCGAGGGCGGCGGCGACCTCACCCCGTGGCGCCACGAGCGGCTCGTCGAGGTCCGCGACGCCGGCGAAAGCGCGCCCGCGATCTCGCTCCTCGACGCCCTGCGCGCGAGCCACGACGCGACCTGGCTCGGCGCCGCGGGCCTCGACGGCCGCGCGCAGCGAAAGGTGCTCGCCCTCGCCGTCGACTGCCTGCGGACCGGGTCGGTCACCATGGTCTTCCTCAAGCAATTCCGCGACGCCGCCCGCCGCGAGATCGCCTGTTACCAGGCGATCGTCGAGGCCCCCTGCCGCCGCATGGGCGCCTCCCGCGTGAGCGCGAGGCTCCCGCGCCCGATCGAGCTCTCCGTCTTGCGACGCGCCGGCCTCGCAGGCGCGCTCGGGCTCGCCGGCGAAGGCGACGAGGAGCGGGTGCGCCTGCGGGCCCTCGCCGGCGTGTACATGGAGCTCGACTTCACGATAGGCGCCGGCGAGGTCGTGACCCCGCGCCGCGACGGGGATGAAAAGGGATAG
- a CDS encoding LytR/AlgR family response regulator transcription factor, giving the protein MKILVVDDEEPARRRLIRLMRDIPNTEVVGEAGDGEEALRQIEMRGPELMLLDIRMPGLDGLSLAQRYTDLPPLIFITAYDEYAVQAFEVNAVDYLLKPVRPERLQAAIERARQRLLATKEAAARALSMVTSRGGSSTRIVTLTRGVIRFFDARDVTRFWSSDKYTLFRADQDEHCTEEPLSTLEERLRAHGFLRVHRGELIHIDSVKALRSEEGIHEVELDDGQVARVSRRSLPAVKAALGLTDEPGLRKA; this is encoded by the coding sequence ATGAAGATCCTGGTCGTCGACGACGAAGAGCCCGCGCGCCGCCGCTTGATTCGCCTCATGCGAGACATCCCGAACACCGAGGTCGTGGGCGAGGCCGGGGACGGGGAAGAAGCGCTTCGGCAGATCGAGATGCGGGGCCCTGAGCTCATGCTGCTCGACATCCGAATGCCCGGCCTGGATGGGCTCTCGCTCGCGCAACGGTACACGGACCTGCCGCCCCTCATCTTCATTACCGCCTACGATGAATACGCCGTACAGGCCTTCGAGGTGAACGCGGTCGATTACCTGCTCAAGCCGGTGCGCCCCGAGCGACTCCAGGCTGCCATCGAACGCGCGCGCCAGCGGCTCCTCGCGACCAAGGAGGCTGCGGCCCGCGCCCTTTCCATGGTGACGAGCCGCGGGGGATCGTCGACGCGCATCGTCACCCTCACGCGCGGGGTCATTCGCTTCTTCGATGCCCGCGATGTCACGCGTTTCTGGAGCAGCGACAAATACACGCTCTTTCGCGCGGACCAGGACGAACATTGCACCGAGGAGCCGCTGTCCACGCTCGAGGAGCGGCTGCGCGCCCATGGCTTTTTGCGCGTGCACCGGGGGGAGCTCATCCACATCGACAGCGTCAAGGCCCTGCGCAGCGAAGAGGGGATCCACGAGGTCGAGCTTGACGATGGCCAGGTCGCGCGCGTGAGCCGGCGCTCCCTGCCCGCGGTGAAAGCGGCGCTGGGCCTCACGGACGAGCCCGGTCTCCGCAAGGCGTAG
- a CDS encoding sensor histidine kinase, with the protein MRRPSESRPSSRVEILLPGGGDLLPREMLWLYPIVPLAAAPLLLKNLFSLPLDTALVRIAGIYIPFLAHSFAFHVLYVGVMPKVVPRLRTPLLRGALHVAATTAVPVLLGPLVLSFKRRIVPGHYDLPKFVLECIIISWLYVFPALIVQRLRNKAQNIERMAQLERQAALEAQLKALQGRTNPHFFFNSINTVASLIHDDPALAERTLERMADLFRYALDSSKTRFVTLRREVEMVRDYLAIQSARYGSRLHTRVELDERAAEILVPPLILQPLVENAILHGMAHRRSGSVLVCIRHEGHRVSLEVLDDGPGPFASSHRGSQTSVEDICKRLRLLYGEQGAIALSAAPGGGCLARVAIPVKDVVA; encoded by the coding sequence ATGAGGAGGCCTTCCGAAAGCCGCCCGAGCAGCCGTGTCGAGATCCTCCTGCCCGGAGGTGGGGATCTCCTGCCTCGCGAGATGCTCTGGCTCTACCCGATCGTGCCGCTCGCAGCCGCGCCGCTGCTCCTCAAAAACCTGTTCTCGCTCCCGCTCGACACCGCGCTCGTGCGGATCGCGGGGATCTACATTCCTTTCCTCGCCCACTCGTTTGCCTTCCACGTGCTCTACGTAGGGGTCATGCCCAAGGTGGTGCCGCGCCTCCGCACGCCACTTTTGCGTGGCGCGCTCCACGTCGCGGCCACGACCGCGGTCCCGGTCCTCCTCGGCCCGCTCGTCCTCTCCTTCAAGAGGAGGATCGTCCCGGGACATTACGATCTGCCCAAGTTTGTCCTCGAATGTATTATCATCTCTTGGCTCTACGTGTTTCCGGCGCTCATCGTGCAGCGCTTGCGGAACAAGGCCCAGAACATCGAGCGCATGGCCCAGCTCGAACGGCAGGCCGCGCTCGAAGCTCAGCTCAAGGCGCTCCAGGGCCGCACGAATCCGCATTTCTTCTTCAACAGCATCAACACCGTGGCGAGCCTCATCCACGACGACCCCGCGCTCGCGGAGCGCACCCTCGAACGCATGGCCGATCTCTTTCGGTATGCGCTCGACAGCTCGAAGACACGGTTCGTCACGCTCCGGCGCGAGGTGGAGATGGTGCGCGACTATCTGGCCATCCAGTCCGCGCGGTATGGCTCGCGCCTCCACACGCGGGTTGAGCTCGACGAGCGGGCCGCCGAAATCCTCGTCCCGCCGCTCATCCTGCAGCCGCTCGTGGAGAACGCGATCCTGCACGGAATGGCCCACCGGCGCAGCGGCAGCGTGCTCGTCTGCATACGGCACGAAGGGCATCGTGTCTCCCTGGAGGTGCTCGACGATGGCCCCGGGCCCTTCGCCTCGTCGCACCGCGGGAGCCAGACGAGCGTGGAGGACATCTGCAAACGCCTGCGCCTGCTTTATGGGGAGCAGGGAGCGATCGCCCTCTCGGCGGCGCCTGGAGGAGGCTGTCTCGCGCGCGTGGCCATTCCCGTGAAGGACGTGGTGGCATGA
- a CDS encoding ATP-binding protein, whose product MQPGSAPKGFVGRSADLARVEPLIAEGAPLVTLTGAAGIGKTALAARLAERLADPAQDEPLRVGFCDLEGARGAAGIRAAVARAIGVPEPEGAGEHELMERMVGSLAAFGPALLVLDHFEHVVEHADATVGAWLTSVPELQFLVTSRERLRIPGEVVHELTPLSLPERDDLAGSEAVALWMARVREVVPSYDPTPDEVPVVARLVRELDGLPLAIELAAARFGTLTPAELLERLERRIDVLRRRDKAGGRQSTLRDAIDWSWGLLEPWEQEAFAQCAVFHGRIGADAAEAVLDPGGDDALEALQALRDKSLLIHARHDDGKGELGLTMYLSVRKYAEERLVASEGCAAAFERHARYFLAYAERGAALTRKDPSAAARRLLVERENLLAVVRRGLASSAPKEVEAALRILVALEEPRWHDGSPSAHLLWLDEALAHPCAAEVDPRVRGHALIARGRVAWRAARLDVSERDFHEAVALAVRANDVSLESLARRFLALVLLLRGRFDESRSAADHALRLAIEVGDRRLEGLAYAMLGFVARLRGEQPRARMLVEQALERFREVGEAPFELSMRLELMYVHLDAGELDAARAYAEQALAHARALGLAPPPRLLLGLGHAALEAGDPSEASLRYREARDAARATGEHTLEVAALACGAVVLFEQGRPLEARLELRETLPRVRRLGRHVYSGLVTVVSSVLEAAVGHLDEARELLAAAEHDLDAGADTHLPALEICRGFLDLAEAQRARTNGDGGAAAELESGAHRRLGAVLATANGAGARWVTELRVLARLLGSALATHASPAPAAPTAPRVLRIDATGRWFEPPRGPRVACANRPVMRRLLVALARAHLVAPARPSSFEQLIEIGWPGERILADAARNRLHVMLTRMRDLGLREVLLGNDLGYFFSPDLSLDFC is encoded by the coding sequence GTGCAGCCCGGATCGGCCCCCAAAGGGTTCGTCGGCCGGAGCGCCGATCTCGCCCGCGTCGAGCCGCTCATCGCCGAAGGAGCGCCGCTCGTCACGCTCACCGGCGCCGCGGGGATCGGCAAGACGGCGCTCGCGGCGCGTCTGGCCGAAAGGCTCGCGGATCCCGCGCAGGACGAGCCGCTGCGGGTCGGCTTTTGCGACCTCGAAGGCGCGCGCGGGGCCGCCGGAATCCGCGCCGCCGTCGCGCGCGCGATCGGCGTGCCCGAGCCCGAAGGGGCCGGCGAGCACGAGCTGATGGAGCGGATGGTCGGCTCGCTCGCGGCATTCGGGCCCGCGCTCCTGGTGCTCGACCATTTCGAGCACGTCGTCGAGCACGCCGACGCGACGGTGGGCGCGTGGCTCACCTCCGTGCCCGAGCTCCAGTTCCTCGTGACGAGCCGCGAGCGATTGCGCATCCCGGGCGAGGTCGTGCACGAGCTCACCCCGCTGTCGCTGCCCGAGCGGGACGATCTCGCCGGCAGCGAAGCCGTCGCGTTGTGGATGGCGCGCGTCCGCGAGGTGGTTCCCTCGTACGACCCGACGCCGGACGAAGTGCCCGTCGTGGCGCGCCTCGTGCGGGAGCTCGACGGACTCCCGCTCGCCATCGAGCTCGCGGCTGCGCGCTTCGGCACGCTCACGCCCGCCGAGCTGCTCGAACGTCTCGAACGGCGCATCGACGTCCTGCGGCGACGCGACAAGGCCGGCGGCCGTCAATCGACCCTGCGCGACGCGATCGACTGGTCGTGGGGGCTCCTGGAGCCGTGGGAGCAGGAAGCCTTCGCGCAGTGCGCTGTCTTCCACGGCCGCATCGGCGCCGACGCCGCCGAAGCGGTGCTCGATCCCGGCGGGGACGACGCGCTCGAGGCCCTGCAGGCGCTGCGCGACAAGTCGCTCCTGATCCATGCGCGGCACGACGACGGCAAAGGCGAGCTGGGGCTTACGATGTACCTGAGCGTGCGCAAGTACGCCGAGGAGCGGCTCGTGGCGTCGGAGGGATGTGCTGCGGCGTTCGAGCGCCACGCGCGTTACTTCCTCGCGTATGCTGAGCGCGGAGCCGCGCTCACGCGCAAAGATCCGAGCGCTGCCGCGCGGCGGCTGCTCGTCGAGCGAGAGAACCTGCTCGCGGTCGTGCGCCGAGGCCTCGCGTCGAGCGCTCCGAAGGAGGTGGAGGCCGCGCTCCGGATCCTCGTGGCGCTCGAAGAGCCCCGCTGGCACGACGGCTCCCCTTCCGCGCACCTCCTCTGGCTCGACGAAGCGCTCGCGCACCCGTGCGCGGCCGAGGTGGATCCGCGCGTCCGTGGCCATGCGTTGATCGCCCGCGGGCGCGTGGCCTGGCGCGCCGCGAGGCTCGACGTGAGCGAGCGCGATTTCCACGAGGCGGTGGCGCTCGCGGTGCGCGCGAACGACGTGTCCCTCGAGTCGCTCGCCCGGCGCTTCCTCGCGCTCGTCCTGCTCCTGCGCGGGCGCTTCGACGAGAGCCGCAGCGCCGCCGACCACGCGCTCCGCCTCGCGATCGAGGTCGGCGACCGCCGCCTGGAGGGCCTCGCGTATGCGATGCTCGGCTTCGTCGCCCGCCTGCGCGGGGAGCAGCCGCGCGCCCGGATGCTCGTGGAGCAGGCGCTCGAACGCTTCCGCGAGGTGGGCGAAGCCCCCTTCGAGCTGAGCATGCGTCTCGAGCTCATGTACGTGCACCTCGACGCCGGGGAGCTCGATGCCGCGCGTGCCTACGCCGAGCAGGCGCTCGCCCATGCCCGAGCGCTCGGCCTCGCGCCGCCCCCGCGCCTGCTGCTCGGCTTGGGGCACGCCGCGCTCGAAGCAGGGGATCCGAGCGAGGCATCGCTTCGGTACCGCGAAGCCCGGGATGCGGCGCGCGCCACCGGCGAGCACACGCTGGAGGTGGCCGCGCTGGCGTGCGGAGCGGTCGTGCTCTTCGAGCAGGGGCGTCCTCTCGAAGCGCGGCTGGAGCTGCGCGAAACGCTCCCGCGGGTGCGTAGGCTCGGCCGGCATGTCTACTCGGGGCTCGTCACGGTCGTTTCGAGCGTGCTCGAAGCCGCGGTCGGCCACCTCGACGAGGCGCGCGAGCTGCTCGCGGCGGCCGAGCACGACCTCGACGCGGGGGCCGACACGCACTTGCCGGCGCTCGAAATCTGCAGAGGGTTCCTCGATCTGGCCGAGGCCCAGCGCGCTCGAACGAACGGCGACGGCGGGGCCGCGGCCGAGCTCGAAAGCGGCGCACACCGACGGCTCGGCGCCGTGCTCGCGACTGCGAACGGCGCGGGCGCTCGGTGGGTCACCGAGCTGCGTGTCCTCGCGCGCCTCCTCGGCAGCGCGCTCGCGACCCACGCGTCCCCGGCCCCCGCGGCTCCCACGGCGCCCCGCGTCCTGCGGATCGACGCCACCGGCCGCTGGTTCGAGCCGCCGCGGGGTCCGCGCGTCGCGTGTGCGAACCGACCGGTCATGCGGCGCCTCCTCGTCGCGCTCGCGCGGGCCCACCTCGTCGCGCCGGCCCGCCCGTCCTCCTTCGAGCAGCTCATCGAGATCGGCTGGCCCGGCGAGCGGATCCTGGCGGATGCCGCGCGCAACCGCCTCCACGTCATGCTGACCCGCATGCGTGATCTCGGGCTGCGCGAGGTCCTCCTCGGGAATGACCTCGGCTACTTCTTCTCGCCCGATCTCTCGCTCGATTTCTGCTGA
- a CDS encoding WD40 repeat domain-containing protein, with amino-acid sequence MNHAARLLCALAGLALLAGPSACGRKERPWTERPIRQRPIPLGPAPRLPLPETLPEGTPAPLLLAERRGGTRGDPSTLPVDGDFERALRGAVLPGEDGALGFVPHAARSVAPVGDGTWFVVASPTGLWLHETRTLAMRARLAPPPVLDVAASPDGTRIAYAIGKPDDKKARVEVVSFPSLAPLASFPDVAPPSRMRFSADGARVAMAGAYVNLLDITSRESHVVGGGSNDVFPMPGRPDQVAVASNRDTIDIHRVSQPSYEYVFDSTVLMNGYRAGHRGIARDQRAVTFDPVTGILAGGGDDNRVWRFAGERLLDVFELDGNVVDVACCTGKAPSERTAYFAVDNFSVAAVRLQDGKVGPWLAGINTHGTDWISVRLALLPDDELLVSGAWRLARWEPAHRALVVSHDYMAMHFQASVSNRQETLFVGCDGPRERCAVEHIAYAAPAADVATARVGEVSLEKIEQVIALEGGYFALIGVKNNHLGVAFVKPGTLPEPPIEVPGSPPTLRKGGHGVRADGAVAFFDLDGQVYEVTRSPRDARLLGKAQRDDPGRVVWDEKAGCWVLVGEDTGRRVELR; translated from the coding sequence ATGAACCACGCCGCCCGCCTGCTCTGCGCCCTCGCGGGCCTCGCCCTCCTCGCCGGGCCCTCGGCCTGCGGCCGCAAGGAGCGCCCGTGGACCGAGCGCCCCATCAGGCAGCGCCCCATCCCCCTCGGCCCGGCGCCTCGGCTGCCCCTCCCCGAGACGCTCCCCGAGGGCACGCCCGCGCCCCTCCTCCTCGCCGAGCGCCGCGGCGGCACGCGTGGCGACCCGTCGACGCTCCCTGTCGACGGCGACTTCGAGCGCGCCCTGCGCGGCGCGGTCCTCCCCGGCGAGGACGGCGCCCTCGGCTTCGTCCCGCACGCCGCGCGGAGCGTCGCGCCGGTGGGCGACGGGACGTGGTTCGTCGTGGCGAGCCCCACCGGCCTCTGGCTCCACGAGACGCGCACCCTCGCCATGCGCGCCCGCCTCGCGCCGCCGCCCGTGCTCGATGTCGCCGCCTCCCCCGACGGCACGAGGATCGCCTACGCCATCGGCAAACCCGACGACAAAAAGGCCCGCGTCGAGGTCGTCTCGTTCCCGTCGCTCGCCCCCCTCGCTTCGTTCCCCGATGTCGCTCCCCCCTCCCGCATGCGTTTCTCGGCCGACGGCGCCCGCGTTGCGATGGCCGGGGCGTATGTGAACCTTCTCGACATCACCTCCCGAGAGAGCCACGTGGTAGGCGGCGGCTCCAACGACGTGTTCCCCATGCCCGGGCGCCCCGACCAGGTCGCCGTCGCGAGCAACCGAGACACGATCGACATCCACCGCGTCTCCCAGCCGTCGTACGAGTACGTCTTTGATTCGACCGTGCTGATGAACGGGTATCGAGCGGGACATAGGGGGATCGCCCGCGATCAGCGCGCGGTCACCTTCGATCCGGTCACCGGCATCCTCGCCGGCGGCGGCGACGACAACCGGGTCTGGCGCTTCGCGGGCGAGCGCCTCCTCGATGTCTTCGAGCTCGACGGCAACGTCGTCGACGTGGCTTGCTGCACGGGCAAGGCGCCGAGCGAGCGCACGGCCTATTTTGCGGTCGACAACTTCTCGGTCGCCGCGGTCCGCCTCCAGGATGGAAAGGTCGGGCCCTGGCTCGCGGGTATCAACACCCACGGCACCGACTGGATCTCCGTCCGCCTGGCGCTCCTGCCGGACGACGAGCTGCTCGTCTCTGGCGCCTGGCGCCTCGCCCGCTGGGAGCCCGCCCATCGCGCGCTCGTGGTCTCGCACGATTACATGGCCATGCATTTCCAGGCGTCGGTCTCGAACCGGCAGGAAACCCTGTTCGTCGGCTGCGACGGGCCCAGGGAGCGCTGCGCCGTCGAGCACATCGCGTATGCCGCGCCTGCGGCGGACGTGGCCACGGCGCGCGTGGGGGAGGTCTCGCTCGAGAAGATCGAACAGGTGATCGCGCTCGAAGGCGGCTACTTCGCGTTGATCGGCGTGAAAAACAACCACCTGGGGGTGGCCTTCGTGAAGCCAGGGACGCTGCCCGAGCCGCCCATCGAGGTGCCGGGGAGCCCGCCGACGCTCCGAAAGGGCGGCCATGGCGTGCGCGCCGACGGGGCCGTCGCCTTTTTCGACCTCGACGGTCAGGTGTACGAGGTCACCCGAAGCCCGCGCGACGCCCGCTTGCTGGGCAAAGCGCAGAGGGACGACCCTGGGCGGGTCGTCTGGGACGAAAAGGCGGGGTGCTGGGTGCTCGTGGGTGAGGATACGGGCAGGAGGGTCGAGCTCAGGTAG
- a CDS encoding aldo/keto reductase, with protein sequence MPLDHYVTLGRSGLRVSPFCLGAMTFGEDLGWGSSVKDSEAILDRYIELGGNFIDTANLYTKGHSEKIIGDHLAHDREKRDRLVIATKFSANLYVGDPNGGGSGRKSIVAACEQSLRRLRTDYIDLYWLHNWDKFTPIEETMAALHDLVRSGKVRYIGVSDTPAWKVAQAQLIAQFRGWAPFIGLQIEYSLLERTIEGELLPMAEELGLGVTPWSPLKSGILSGKYTRANAATLKPERQWAAGFLDEKSFAVIDELERIAKELDTTVARVALAWVQARPTVTSTIIGARTLAQLEDNLKALDLKLTPEQTASLDALTKPKLNFPADFIELARMIQAGGTTINGHPSQLIPFGVTKKGDHY encoded by the coding sequence ATGCCGCTCGATCATTACGTCACGCTTGGTCGCTCAGGTCTGCGGGTGAGCCCCTTTTGCCTCGGCGCCATGACGTTCGGAGAAGACCTCGGCTGGGGGAGCAGTGTCAAGGACTCCGAAGCCATCCTCGATCGCTACATCGAGCTCGGGGGCAACTTCATCGACACGGCAAACCTTTACACGAAGGGGCATTCGGAGAAGATCATCGGTGACCACCTCGCCCACGACCGCGAGAAGCGGGACCGGCTGGTGATCGCCACGAAGTTCAGCGCGAATCTGTACGTCGGGGATCCCAACGGCGGCGGCTCGGGCCGGAAGTCGATCGTCGCGGCCTGCGAGCAATCGCTCCGCCGGCTGCGCACCGACTACATCGATCTCTATTGGCTGCACAACTGGGACAAATTCACGCCGATCGAGGAGACCATGGCAGCGCTCCACGATCTCGTCCGGTCGGGGAAGGTCCGCTACATCGGCGTGTCCGATACGCCCGCGTGGAAGGTGGCGCAAGCGCAGCTCATCGCGCAGTTCCGCGGGTGGGCGCCCTTCATCGGGCTGCAAATCGAGTATTCGCTCCTGGAGCGGACGATCGAAGGGGAGCTGCTCCCCATGGCCGAGGAGCTCGGGCTGGGCGTGACGCCGTGGTCCCCGCTGAAGAGCGGGATCCTGAGCGGCAAGTACACGCGGGCAAACGCCGCCACCCTCAAGCCGGAGCGGCAGTGGGCCGCGGGGTTCCTCGACGAGAAGAGCTTCGCGGTGATCGACGAGCTCGAACGGATCGCCAAGGAGCTCGACACCACCGTCGCGCGCGTCGCCCTCGCCTGGGTGCAGGCCCGCCCGACGGTGACGTCCACGATCATCGGGGCGCGCACGCTCGCGCAGCTCGAGGACAACCTCAAGGCGCTCGACCTCAAGCTCACGCCGGAGCAAACGGCCTCGCTCGACGCGCTCACCAAGCCGAAGCTGAACTTCCCGGCCGATTTCATTGAACTGGCGCGGATGATCCAGGCCGGGGGCACGACGATCAACGGGCACCCCTCGCAGCTCATCCCCTTCGGCGTCACGAAGAAGGGCGATCACTACTGA